Proteins from a single region of Penaeus monodon isolate SGIC_2016 chromosome 12, NSTDA_Pmon_1, whole genome shotgun sequence:
- the LOC119579777 gene encoding cuticle protein AM1199-like has product MKIALLMTLFFGCAVAAPQFTPAPPAPTPVPILMDERDPIDNYGGYGFRFRTGNRINFSESSAPSGPLRKMVTKGSYSFHHPDGTLHHLTYTADENGYRPVSDMIPTPYPLLPWQVEQVRFAERERRLQELADARAALTGQR; this is encoded by the exons ATGAAGATC gcTCTCCTCATGACCCTCTTCTTCGGGTGTGCTGTCGCCGCCCCCCagttcacccccgccccccccgccccgacGCCCGTGCCCATTCTCATGGACGAGAGGGACCCCATTGACAACTATGGGGGCTATGGGTTCAG atTCCGTACCGGTAACCGCATCAACTTCTCCGAATCCTCCGCTCCTTCTGGTCCTCTGAGGAAAATGGTCACCAAGGGATCCTATTC CTTCCACCATCCCGACGGAACCCTCCACCACCTCACCTACACCGCCGACGAGAATGGATACCGCCCCGTGTCTGACATGATCCCCAcgccctaccccctcctcccctggcaGGTGGAACAG GTCCGCTTCGCCGAGAGAGAGCGCCGCCTGCAGGAGCTCGCCGACGCCCGTGCCGCACTCACTGGCCAAAGATaa